A genomic segment from Heptranchias perlo isolate sHepPer1 chromosome 18, sHepPer1.hap1, whole genome shotgun sequence encodes:
- the prickle1b gene encoding prickle-like protein 1b isoform X1, translating into MALEMEQKVSKLTFGFQRSSTSDDDSGCVLEEYAWVPPGLKPEQVQLYFSCLPEDKVPYVNSPGEKHRIKQLLYQLPPHDNEVLYCQSLSEEEKKELQLFSAQRKKEALGRGTIKQLPRVLMHPACDQCEEKINGGEVAIFASRAGPAVCWHPACFVCSTCQELLVDLIYFYQDGKIHCGRHHAELVKPRCSACDEIIFADECTEAEGRHWHMKHFCCFECETILGGQRYIMKDGRPYCCSCFESLYAEYCEACGDHIGVDHAQMTYDGQHWHATDKCFCCAQCRSSLLGCPFLPKQGQIFCSKACSLGEDIHASDSSDSAFQSARSRESRRSVRMGKSSKSADQCRQSLLLSPAINYKCPDFSGKGDDPLSQQMDALSLTSQAASLNNDLFWKGRMEPDTPEEHEEWAEHDDYMTQLLLKFGDRGIFQQSNEDSRQCEHWISDSEAKSKLELNGHNSQGLVSKKYESNMYWAQSQDNLGDSAYGSHPGPASSRKIQELDIEHGAVGYKHNQNPWYEDSLECLTNELKPAEQSVRDSVDSLALSNITGASVDGDSQQRSSMFTLQDFQEMENDCEKMSNMGTMNSSMRHRSTESLKSLTSELCQIVTPEEKQKPLYNPMLRRSKSQSRPQQVKFSDDVIDNGNYEEVEIRQPPMSERTRRRAYNFDGHGDRHHHRRRRSRKSRSDNALHLATERRCPRERPRLYSPEDCDKLIQAKVSRERQAYFQRQEMYGQYNHNPEYALQNQVVDKFLGLYADDDDSWCSTCSSSSSDSEEEGYFLGQPIPQPRAQRYQYFTDDLTGPSSVLSTSSVGPRTTKPKKKKGHKGKNCIIS; encoded by the exons ATGGCTTTAGAAATGGAGCAAAAAGTAAGCAAGCTGACTTTTGGATTTCAGCGCAGCTCGACATCGGATGATGATTCTGGCTGTGTTTTGGAAGAATATGCATGGGTTCCACCAGGTCTAAAGCCAGAACAG GTACAGCTATATTTCTCGTGTCTGCCAGAAGATAAGGTCCCTTATGTTAACAGCcctggagagaaacacagaattaAGCAGCTCCTGTACCAGCTACCACCCCACGATAatgag GTGCTTTACTGCCAGTCACTGAgcgaggaagaaaagaaagagttGCAGCTGTTCAGTGCCCAGAGGAAGAAAGAGGCACTGGGAAGAGGAACTATCAAACAGCTACCAAGAGTCCTAATGCATCCAGCTTGTGATCAG TGCGAGGAGAAGATAAACGGAGGCGAAGTCGCAATATTTGCCTCCAGGGCTGGCCCCGCTGTTTGCTGGCACCCAGCGTGCTTTGTCTGCTCAACCTGCCAGGAGCTCCTCGTCGATCTTATCTACTTTTACCAAGATGGGAAAATCCACTGCGGCAGACACCACGCTGAACTTGTGAAACCCCGCTGCTCTGCCTGCGATGAG ATTATTTTTGCCGATGAATGCACAGAGGCTGAAGGCCGTCACTGGCACATGAAGCACTTCTGCTGCTTCGAGTGTGAAACTATCCTGGGTGGACAGAGGTATATTATGAAGGATGGACGCCCATACTGTTGTAGCTGCTTCGAGAGTTTATATGCAGAATATTGTGAAGCTTGCGGGGATCATATAG GAGTCGATCACGCACAGATGACTTATGATGGGCAGCATTGGCACGCCACCGACAAATGCTTTTGCTGTGCTCAGTGCAGGTCTTCACTTCTGGGCTGTCCTTTCCTCCCAAAACAAGGACAGATTTTCTGCTCGAAAGCCTGCAGCCTGGGCGAAGACATACACGCCTCAGACTCCTCCGACTCTGCCTTCCAGTCTGCACGGTCGAGAGAGTCCAGGCGAAGCGTGCGAATGGGAAAAAGCAGCAAGTCTGCAGATCAGTGCCGGCAGTCACTGCTGCTGTCCCCTGCTATAAATTACAAATGCCCCGATTTCTCCGGTAAGGGCGATGACCCCCTTTCTCAACAGATGGACGCCCTCAGCCTCACCAGCCAAGCTGCGAGTCTCAACAATGATCTCTTCTGGAAGGGGAGGATGGAACCAGACACACCAGAGGAACATGAAGAATGGGCTGAGCATGATGACTACATGACCCAGCTGCTGCTTAAATTTGGGGATCGGGGAATCTTTCAGCAGTCCAATGAAGACAGCAGGCAGTGCGAGCACTGGATATCAGACAGTGAAGCCAAAAGTAAATTGGAGCTGAATGGCCATAATAGTCAAGGCTTGGTGAGCAAGAAATATGAATCCAACATGTACTGGGCACAATCCCAGGACAATCTGGGAGATTCAGCCTACGGGAGCCATCCAGGTCCTGCCAGCAGTAGAAAGATTCAAGAGCTTGACATTGAACACGGCGCTGTGGGCTACAAACACAATCAAAACCCATGGTATGAAGACTCGCTGGAATGCCTGACTAATGAGTTAAAGCCGGCAGAACAAAGTGTTCGAGATTCTGTGGATTCTTTGGCCCTGTCCAATATTACAG GAGCTTCAGTAGATGGAGACAGCCAGCAAAGGTCATCCATGTTTACTCTGCAGGATTTCCAAGAAATGGAGAATGACTGTGAAAAAATGAGTAACATGGGAACAATGAACTCCTCAATGCGTCACCGCAGCACAGAATCCCTCAAGAGTTTGACATCGGAACTCTGTCAGATCGTGACACCGGAGGAAAAGCAAAAGCCTCTCTACAACCCGATGCTGAGAAGATCAAAGTCCCAGTCAAGGCCACAGCAAGTTAAGTTTTCTGATGACGTCATCGATAACGGGAACTACGAGGAGGTAGAAATTCGCCAACCTCCAATGAGTGAAAGAACTCGCCGGCGTGCGTACAATTTTGATGGACATGGTGATCGGCACCATCATCGCcgccggaggagcaggaagtcgCGTTCTGACAATGCCCTCCATCTGGCCACAGAAAGGAGGTGTCCAAGAGAAAGGCCTCGTCTCTACTCTCCGGAAGACTGTGACAAATTAATCCAGGCCAAAGTCTCACGGGAAAGACAAGCATACTTTCAAAGGCAGGAAATGTATGGGCAGTACAACCATAACCCAGAGTATGCACTACAGAACCAAGTAGTAGACAAATTTCTTGGCTTGTATGCTGACGACGACGACTCCTGGTGCTCGACATGCTCCTCTTCATCCTCCGATTCAGAAGAAGAAGGCTATTTCCTTGGGCAACCTATCCCACAGCCTAGGGCCCAGAGATACCAGTATTTTACAGATGACCTTACTGGGCCATCGTCAGTGCTGTCGACTTCCAGTGTTGGACCACGGACCACCAAACCCAAAAAGAAAAAGGGGCACAAAGGGAAAAATTGTATCATTTCCTAG
- the prickle1b gene encoding prickle-like protein 1b isoform X2 has product MALEMEQKVQLYFSCLPEDKVPYVNSPGEKHRIKQLLYQLPPHDNEVLYCQSLSEEEKKELQLFSAQRKKEALGRGTIKQLPRVLMHPACDQCEEKINGGEVAIFASRAGPAVCWHPACFVCSTCQELLVDLIYFYQDGKIHCGRHHAELVKPRCSACDEIIFADECTEAEGRHWHMKHFCCFECETILGGQRYIMKDGRPYCCSCFESLYAEYCEACGDHIGVDHAQMTYDGQHWHATDKCFCCAQCRSSLLGCPFLPKQGQIFCSKACSLGEDIHASDSSDSAFQSARSRESRRSVRMGKSSKSADQCRQSLLLSPAINYKCPDFSGKGDDPLSQQMDALSLTSQAASLNNDLFWKGRMEPDTPEEHEEWAEHDDYMTQLLLKFGDRGIFQQSNEDSRQCEHWISDSEAKSKLELNGHNSQGLVSKKYESNMYWAQSQDNLGDSAYGSHPGPASSRKIQELDIEHGAVGYKHNQNPWYEDSLECLTNELKPAEQSVRDSVDSLALSNITGASVDGDSQQRSSMFTLQDFQEMENDCEKMSNMGTMNSSMRHRSTESLKSLTSELCQIVTPEEKQKPLYNPMLRRSKSQSRPQQVKFSDDVIDNGNYEEVEIRQPPMSERTRRRAYNFDGHGDRHHHRRRRSRKSRSDNALHLATERRCPRERPRLYSPEDCDKLIQAKVSRERQAYFQRQEMYGQYNHNPEYALQNQVVDKFLGLYADDDDSWCSTCSSSSSDSEEEGYFLGQPIPQPRAQRYQYFTDDLTGPSSVLSTSSVGPRTTKPKKKKGHKGKNCIIS; this is encoded by the exons ATGGCTTTAGAAATGGAGCAAAAA GTACAGCTATATTTCTCGTGTCTGCCAGAAGATAAGGTCCCTTATGTTAACAGCcctggagagaaacacagaattaAGCAGCTCCTGTACCAGCTACCACCCCACGATAatgag GTGCTTTACTGCCAGTCACTGAgcgaggaagaaaagaaagagttGCAGCTGTTCAGTGCCCAGAGGAAGAAAGAGGCACTGGGAAGAGGAACTATCAAACAGCTACCAAGAGTCCTAATGCATCCAGCTTGTGATCAG TGCGAGGAGAAGATAAACGGAGGCGAAGTCGCAATATTTGCCTCCAGGGCTGGCCCCGCTGTTTGCTGGCACCCAGCGTGCTTTGTCTGCTCAACCTGCCAGGAGCTCCTCGTCGATCTTATCTACTTTTACCAAGATGGGAAAATCCACTGCGGCAGACACCACGCTGAACTTGTGAAACCCCGCTGCTCTGCCTGCGATGAG ATTATTTTTGCCGATGAATGCACAGAGGCTGAAGGCCGTCACTGGCACATGAAGCACTTCTGCTGCTTCGAGTGTGAAACTATCCTGGGTGGACAGAGGTATATTATGAAGGATGGACGCCCATACTGTTGTAGCTGCTTCGAGAGTTTATATGCAGAATATTGTGAAGCTTGCGGGGATCATATAG GAGTCGATCACGCACAGATGACTTATGATGGGCAGCATTGGCACGCCACCGACAAATGCTTTTGCTGTGCTCAGTGCAGGTCTTCACTTCTGGGCTGTCCTTTCCTCCCAAAACAAGGACAGATTTTCTGCTCGAAAGCCTGCAGCCTGGGCGAAGACATACACGCCTCAGACTCCTCCGACTCTGCCTTCCAGTCTGCACGGTCGAGAGAGTCCAGGCGAAGCGTGCGAATGGGAAAAAGCAGCAAGTCTGCAGATCAGTGCCGGCAGTCACTGCTGCTGTCCCCTGCTATAAATTACAAATGCCCCGATTTCTCCGGTAAGGGCGATGACCCCCTTTCTCAACAGATGGACGCCCTCAGCCTCACCAGCCAAGCTGCGAGTCTCAACAATGATCTCTTCTGGAAGGGGAGGATGGAACCAGACACACCAGAGGAACATGAAGAATGGGCTGAGCATGATGACTACATGACCCAGCTGCTGCTTAAATTTGGGGATCGGGGAATCTTTCAGCAGTCCAATGAAGACAGCAGGCAGTGCGAGCACTGGATATCAGACAGTGAAGCCAAAAGTAAATTGGAGCTGAATGGCCATAATAGTCAAGGCTTGGTGAGCAAGAAATATGAATCCAACATGTACTGGGCACAATCCCAGGACAATCTGGGAGATTCAGCCTACGGGAGCCATCCAGGTCCTGCCAGCAGTAGAAAGATTCAAGAGCTTGACATTGAACACGGCGCTGTGGGCTACAAACACAATCAAAACCCATGGTATGAAGACTCGCTGGAATGCCTGACTAATGAGTTAAAGCCGGCAGAACAAAGTGTTCGAGATTCTGTGGATTCTTTGGCCCTGTCCAATATTACAG GAGCTTCAGTAGATGGAGACAGCCAGCAAAGGTCATCCATGTTTACTCTGCAGGATTTCCAAGAAATGGAGAATGACTGTGAAAAAATGAGTAACATGGGAACAATGAACTCCTCAATGCGTCACCGCAGCACAGAATCCCTCAAGAGTTTGACATCGGAACTCTGTCAGATCGTGACACCGGAGGAAAAGCAAAAGCCTCTCTACAACCCGATGCTGAGAAGATCAAAGTCCCAGTCAAGGCCACAGCAAGTTAAGTTTTCTGATGACGTCATCGATAACGGGAACTACGAGGAGGTAGAAATTCGCCAACCTCCAATGAGTGAAAGAACTCGCCGGCGTGCGTACAATTTTGATGGACATGGTGATCGGCACCATCATCGCcgccggaggagcaggaagtcgCGTTCTGACAATGCCCTCCATCTGGCCACAGAAAGGAGGTGTCCAAGAGAAAGGCCTCGTCTCTACTCTCCGGAAGACTGTGACAAATTAATCCAGGCCAAAGTCTCACGGGAAAGACAAGCATACTTTCAAAGGCAGGAAATGTATGGGCAGTACAACCATAACCCAGAGTATGCACTACAGAACCAAGTAGTAGACAAATTTCTTGGCTTGTATGCTGACGACGACGACTCCTGGTGCTCGACATGCTCCTCTTCATCCTCCGATTCAGAAGAAGAAGGCTATTTCCTTGGGCAACCTATCCCACAGCCTAGGGCCCAGAGATACCAGTATTTTACAGATGACCTTACTGGGCCATCGTCAGTGCTGTCGACTTCCAGTGTTGGACCACGGACCACCAAACCCAAAAAGAAAAAGGGGCACAAAGGGAAAAATTGTATCATTTCCTAG